AGATGCCGGCCTACCACCTGATCCGGCGCGACCGCAGCGGCATCACGATGGTGAACATCGGCGTCGGCCCGGCCAATGCCAAGACCATCAGCGACCATATCGCGGTGCTGCGCCCGCATGCCTGGCTGATGCTGGGCCATTGCGCCGGCCTGCGCAACAGCCAGGCGCTGGGCGACTATGTGCTGGCCCATGCCTATGTGCGCGAGGACCATGTGCTGGACGAGGAGCTGCCGCTGTGGGTGCCGATCCCGCCGCTGGCCGAGATCCAGCTGGCGCTGGAGGCCGCGGTGGGCCAGGTCACCGGCCTGGCCGGCGCGGAGCTGAAGAAGATCTTCCGCACCGGCACCGTCGCCTCCACCGACAACCGCAACTGGGAGCTGCTGCCCTACCCCGGCCCGGAGCGCCGCTTCAGCCAGAGCCGCGCGGTGGCGCTGGACATGGAGAGCGCCACCCTGGCGGCCAACGGCTTCCGCTTCCGCGTGCCCTACGGCACCCTGCTGTGCGTCTCCGACAAGCCGCTGCACGGCGAGATCAAGCTGCCCGGCATGGCCAACCAGTTCTACCGCGAGCGGGTCGACCAGCATCTGCGCATCGGCCTGCGCGCGGTCGAGCTGCTGCGCGCCCAGCATCTGGACCAGCTGCACAGCCGCAAGCTGCGCAGCTTCGCCGAGGTCGCCTTCCAGTAAAAGCCCAACGGGACCGCCAGCCATGCACTTCGACATCGCCACGCTGTTCAGCCTGCTCGTGATCCAGGCCCTGGCCCTGGCCCTGCTGCTGCCGGTGCTGATGGGCTGGCGCCAGGCCAGCTCCGGCGCGCGCCATGCGCAGCTGGCGATGGGCCTGCAGGGCGCGGGCTGGCTGGCGCTGCTGGCCACCGCGCTGGCGGCCGAGCGCCTGCTGGGCACGCTGGCGATGGGCCTGATCAGCGCCTCGCTGAGCGCGCTGTGGCTGGCGATGCGCGACTGGCTGGGCCCGCGCCGCGGCCGGCGCCTGATGCTGGCGCTGCCGCCGCTGGTGGCGCTGGCCTATCTGGCCGTCTACGACAGCTATGCGCTGCGCGTCGGCGGCAGCAATGCGGTGTTCGGCCTGCAGCTGCTGATGATCTGCTGGATGCTGTCGCGCCCCGCCAAGGCCCTGCTGCCCGAGCTGATTCGCTCCAGCCGGCGCTGGCGCGGTCTGCTGCTCGCCTGCCTGGCCCTGCTGGCCCTGCTGACCCTGTGGCGCGGCGCGCTGGCCGCCTTCGACACCAGCGCCTACCCGAGCTTCTACACGCCGCATCCGGTCAATGTGCTGGCCGCGGTGCTCTGCAATGTCGCGGTGACCCTGAGCCTGGCGGCCATCCTGGTGGCCTGGCGCGGCGAGACCGAGGGCGACTTCCTGCGCCTGACCCAGAGCGATGCGCTGACCGGGCTGCCGAACCGGCGCGCCTTCACGGCCCGCGCGGTCGACATGATCTCGATGGCGCGCCGCTACCAGGAACCGCTGCTGCTGATGAGCCTGGACCTGGACGGCTTCAAGGCGCTGAACGAGCAGCATGGCCACGAGGTCGGCGACCGCGCGCTGCAGCTGTTCGCGCGCTGCCTGCGCGAGCAGATGCGCCTGGGCGACCTGCTCGGACGCCTGGACGGCGAGGAGTTCGCGGTGCTGATGGCGCGCAGCGACAAGCAGGGCCCGGCCGCGATGGACAAGCGCATGCGCGATGCGCTGGCCGTGGCCGCGCCGCGCGAGCTGGGCTTCCCGCTCGGCTTCAGCGCCGGCTGGGCCCAGCTGCGCCATGGCGACCGCAATATCGAGGACCTGCTGCGCCGCGCCGACGCCGCGCTGTACGAGGCCAAGCGCGAGGGCCGCGGGCGCCTGGTGGCGGAGCCGGGCGCAGAGCAGTAAGGCCGGCGCCGCACTGGCACGGCGCTTGCTCAGGGATTACCAGGCCCCGGCCGGTCCAGAAGATCGGCCGGGTTCATGAGTTGCCCGACCCGAGCCCTTGCCACGCCATGTTCTTCCGCTCCGCCGCCCAGCCCGCCGCCACCCCGATCGACCTCGGCTTCCAGGCCGCGCGCTACGAGCGCACCACCCTCGCGCCACCGCGCCTGGTCGCGCCGACGGTTCAGCATCAGCCGCGCGGCCGCTCCGAGCTCAGGCGCCTGAGCTCGCGCGACCTGCAATGGCTGCCGGCCCTGTGCGAGCTGCTGACCGACAGCGTGCACCATGGCGCGACCCTGGGCTTCCTGGCCCCGATGTCGCGCTATGCCGCGCTGGACTACTGGCATGGCGTGTTCGCCCGCCTGGGCCCGCACCTGAGCCTGTGGATCGCCTGCGAGGGCGACGACGACGGGCAGCAACGCCCGGCCCAGCTGCAGGGCGCGGCCCAGCTCTCGCTGTGCCCGCAGGCCAATGCCCATCACCGCGGCGAGGTGCAGGGCCTGATGGTGCACAGCCGCGCGCGCGGCCGCGGCATCGCCAGCCAGCTGATGACCGGCCTGGAATGCGCCGCGCTGCAGCAGGGCCGCACCCTGCTGGTGCTTGACACGCCGGCCGGCTCGCAGGCCGAGGCGGTCTACGCCCATCTGGGCTGGCAGCGCGCCGGCGAGATCCCCGACTACGACAGCTGCGCCGAGGGCCGGCTGCATCCCACCGCGCGCTACTACAAACGTCTACAAATGCCGCGCTGAAGCTGGCTAGGATCGCGGCTCCGTCACAGCGCCGCAGGCTGCGGCCATCCCATGCCACTTGACCATGATCCCGTCCGGCTCGCGCTGCTGAGCGACAAGGCCATCCATTGGGCCGAGGCGCGCATCGGCGATGCGGACTACCAGTTCGAATGCCTCGGCTTCGTCGAGGATGCCTATGAGCAGAGCAACGACCTCGAGATGTTCGGTGGCGACAGCGCCGCCGAGTCCGCGGCCCGGTACGCGCCGCTGAACCCGGGCGAGCCACCGCGCGGCGCCTTCGCCTTCTACCGCTGCGAGGGCGAGCTGGACGGCCGCTACCAGGACTGGGGCCATGTCGGCCTGGCGACCGGCTCCGGCCGGATCATCCATACCTGGGACCGCATCCGCGCCGACCATTACCTGCAGGTCGAGCGGCTCGACAACGCACCGGGCTGGACCCGGCCGGTCTACCTCGGCTGGGTCGCGCCGCAGCGCTTCCTGCAGGGCAGCAGGCCCGGCCGCCCCGGCACCTAAGCGGCGCTCAGCCAGCGCGCCAGCGCCTCGATGCGCGCCGGCAGCTCGCGCCAGGGCGGGCCGCCCTCGCTGCCGGCCTGCGCCTGCTCGATCTCCAGCAGCGCCGCGCCATGCAGCGCGGCCCACCAGGTCTGCGCGCGCAGCTCGGCATCGCCACCCTCAGCCGCCGCCAGCCCGCGCAGCAGCGCATAGACCGCGCCCGCCGCCCCGGGCTGCTGCATCAGCAGCCGGTAATGGTGCGGATGCGCGGCGGCCCAGCGCAGATAGACCGCCACCACCCGCGCCAGCGAGCCGGGCCGGTCCGCCGCCTCGATCTGCGCGGCCAGGCGCTCGGCGAAATCCCGCCCCGCCTCCTCGACCAGCCGCGCCAGCAGCTCGGCCTTGTCGCTGAAGAAGCTGTAGATCGTCGCGTGCGAGTAGCCGACCGCCGCGGCCACCTCGCGCAGGGTCACCGCCTCCTGGCCGCGCTCGACGAACAGGCCGCGCGCCGCCTCGACGATGCGCGTCTCCAGGTCCGCCTTGTGCGCCGCGCGGCGCTGCGCCGAGGCGCTCTGCTTCTTCAGCGGTCCCTCGGGCTTGGGCGTCTTCTGGCGCTGGCGCGGCTGCGGCTTGGCCTGCGGCTTCTGCGGCGCGTCCGCACCCGGCGCCGGCGCCACCACGCCCGCGCCGCGGTGCATGCCCTTGGCGCCGCTGGGCCGCGGCGGCGGGTTCAGAAATGGAATTGCAGTTTTGCTAACCATTGGTTAGTATTTTGTCGTTGGTTGACAAACCCAAATCTACACCATCACCCGCCCAGCCCGAAAGGACCCCCGCCCATGAGCGCCCTGCCCGCCCCCGTCCCGCCACCGGATTGCAGCTCGAGACCGTCGCGCCTGGCGACCCGAGCGCCCTGCCCGCGCTGGCGGCCCTGCTGCAGGACGTGGTCGCCCACGGCGCCTCGCTGGGCTTCCTGGCCGCGCTGGACGAGGCCGAGGCGCGCGCCTACTGGCAGGGCGTGCTGGACAGGCTGGGGCCGGCGCAGCTGCTGTGGACCCTGTCCGACGCCGAGGGCCGGCTGCTCGGTACCGTGCAGCTGGCCCGCTGCGAGAAACCCAATGGCCGGCACCGCGCCGAGGTGCAGAAGCTGATGGTGCACAGCGGCGCGCGCGGCCGCGGTCTGGCCAGCAGGCTGCTACGCGCGCTGGAGGCCGCGGCGCGCGCCATGGGCTGCAGCCTGCTGGTGCTGGACACCGAGGCCGGCTCCGCCGCCGAGGCCGTCTACACACATCTGGGCTGGAGCAAGGCCGGCGAGATCCCGCATTTCGCTGCCAGCCCCGACGGCGTGCTGCAGCCCACCGCGCTGTACTACAAGCTGCTCGGCTGAAGCGCCTCGAGCGCCTGCCGCAGCGCCCGCCAGTACGCGTCGAAGTCCTGCAGATCGTTGTGGCCGGCCCCGGCGATGCGCTGCAGGCGGGCGCCGGGCGCCAGGGCCTGCAGGCGTTCGCTGTGGGCCAGCGGGATCAGCGCGTCGCGCTCGCCATGCAGCAGCAGCACCGGGCCGCGCTGGCGCGCGAGGTCGGCGCCGGTGTCCAGCGGATAGCGCAGCAGCGCGGCGGGCACGAAGGGGTAATGCTCGGCCATCAGCGCGCCCATGCTGAGATAGGGCGAGACCAGCACCGTCAGCTCCGGCCGCAGTTCGGCGGACAGACGCGCCGCCAGCGCCGTGCCCAGCGAGCGCCCCAGGATCACCCGCGGCAGCCCCGCATAGCGCGGCGCCAGCGCGTGCCAGACGGCGCGCACATCGGCATGCAGTTGGGCCTCGCTCTCGATGCGGCCGCTGCTCTTGCCATAGCCGCGGTAGTCCAGCATCACCAGCTCGTAGCCGGCGGCGCGGTAGAAATCGGCGCGGCCGAACCAGCCCTGCAGATTGCCGGCATTGCCATGCAGGAAGAACACCACGCCGCGCGGCTGCGGCAGGCGCAGCTGCAGCACCGACAGGCGCGCGCCGCTCACCTCGACCGCATGCTCCTGCACATCCGGGCCGAACTCGAAGCGGTGCGCGGCCGGCAACGGCTCGGGCATGAAGATCAGCCGCTCCTGCTGCCAGTAGAGCCAGGCCAGCAGCGCGCCATACAGCAGCAGGGCCGACAACGCCA
This genomic stretch from Roseateles sp. DAIF2 harbors:
- a CDS encoding diguanylate cyclase, with the protein product MHFDIATLFSLLVIQALALALLLPVLMGWRQASSGARHAQLAMGLQGAGWLALLATALAAERLLGTLAMGLISASLSALWLAMRDWLGPRRGRRLMLALPPLVALAYLAVYDSYALRVGGSNAVFGLQLLMICWMLSRPAKALLPELIRSSRRWRGLLLACLALLALLTLWRGALAAFDTSAYPSFYTPHPVNVLAAVLCNVAVTLSLAAILVAWRGETEGDFLRLTQSDALTGLPNRRAFTARAVDMISMARRYQEPLLLMSLDLDGFKALNEQHGHEVGDRALQLFARCLREQMRLGDLLGRLDGEEFAVLMARSDKQGPAAMDKRMRDALAVAAPRELGFPLGFSAGWAQLRHGDRNIEDLLRRADAALYEAKREGRGRLVAEPGAEQ
- a CDS encoding GNAT family N-acetyltransferase, which produces MFFRSAAQPAATPIDLGFQAARYERTTLAPPRLVAPTVQHQPRGRSELRRLSSRDLQWLPALCELLTDSVHHGATLGFLAPMSRYAALDYWHGVFARLGPHLSLWIACEGDDDGQQRPAQLQGAAQLSLCPQANAHHRGEVQGLMVHSRARGRGIASQLMTGLECAALQQGRTLLVLDTPAGSQAEAVYAHLGWQRAGEIPDYDSCAEGRLHPTARYYKRLQMPR
- a CDS encoding NlpC/P60 family protein, translated to MPLDHDPVRLALLSDKAIHWAEARIGDADYQFECLGFVEDAYEQSNDLEMFGGDSAAESAARYAPLNPGEPPRGAFAFYRCEGELDGRYQDWGHVGLATGSGRIIHTWDRIRADHYLQVERLDNAPGWTRPVYLGWVAPQRFLQGSRPGRPGT
- a CDS encoding TetR/AcrR family transcriptional regulator, which codes for MVSKTAIPFLNPPPRPSGAKGMHRGAGVVAPAPGADAPQKPQAKPQPRQRQKTPKPEGPLKKQSASAQRRAAHKADLETRIVEAARGLFVERGQEAVTLREVAAAVGYSHATIYSFFSDKAELLARLVEEAGRDFAERLAAQIEAADRPGSLARVVAVYLRWAAAHPHHYRLLMQQPGAAGAVYALLRGLAAAEGGDAELRAQTWWAALHGAALLEIEQAQAGSEGGPPWRELPARIEALARWLSAA
- a CDS encoding GNAT family N-acetyltransferase, whose amino-acid sequence is MQLETVAPGDPSALPALAALLQDVVAHGASLGFLAALDEAEARAYWQGVLDRLGPAQLLWTLSDAEGRLLGTVQLARCEKPNGRHRAEVQKLMVHSGARGRGLASRLLRALEAAARAMGCSLLVLDTEAGSAAEAVYTHLGWSKAGEIPHFAASPDGVLQPTALYYKLLG
- a CDS encoding alpha/beta hydrolase yields the protein MKMMGALRLLLGLALSALLLYGALLAWLYWQQERLIFMPEPLPAAHRFEFGPDVQEHAVEVSGARLSVLQLRLPQPRGVVFFLHGNAGNLQGWFGRADFYRAAGYELVMLDYRGYGKSSGRIESEAQLHADVRAVWHALAPRYAGLPRVILGRSLGTALAARLSAELRPELTVLVSPYLSMGALMAEHYPFVPAALLRYPLDTGADLARQRGPVLLLHGERDALIPLAHSERLQALAPGARLQRIAGAGHNDLQDFDAYWRALRQALEALQPSSL